TTGAAGTAGTCGAGCGCACGCTGCCAGTCTTCGAGCTCCTGCATGATTACACCCATGTTGACGCATGTGCTGGCCAACCGGAGCGTGTCACCTGTCCTGCGGTAGTATTCGTCCGTTTCGCAATATCCCCGGTAACTGTCCGGATACTCTCCGCGCATCAGGCGTATCTGGCTTTGCAATCCCACGATGCGGATCCTGTCATACGGATAGCGTGCCGGGTCGACCTGCCGCTCTGCATCGCGGAGCAGTTCCAGGGCCTCGTCCCATCGGCCCTGCGGCACGAGTGCGCGGGCTTCCCAGTAGCGGGTGCGCCACCCGAGTACCGGGTTGTCCGGCAGTTGGTCGCGCCGAGTACGCAATTTTGCCAGCAACTCCCCGCCGTTCCGGGCGTCCGGCGACGATTCGAGTTGCCGCGCGAGCGAATCGTACGTGCGGTCGGCCGGTGCCCATTCCTTTTGGAGTGCCGGGTCTGGGGCGAAACAGCCGGCCGCCAGCAGGATAACTGCGAAGAGGAAACATTTTTTCATGGCGTAAAAATAACAAAATTGCCGATGTCTACTATTTGTCCACCGCAGTTTTTTGTGCAGGAATCGTTTTCTCGATACCTTGCCGAAGCACCCGGGACGCTTCCCGACCCGGCTGCCGGATAGTATTAACCTTTAAAACGACGAAGCGATGAAAAGAATTATTTTTGGCCTTGCCTTGTGCTTGGCAGTGTGGGGATGCAGTGACGACAAGACCGGGGGGACGGTTCCGCCCGATCCCGGTCCTGAACCCGAAGTCCCGACCCTTGCGACGAGCCTGGCGTTCGGCGTCCCGTCCGTCGAGTTCCCTTCGGGTGGCAAGACGGTCGATGTGGCCGTCGTGGCCGAAGGCGGCGAGTGGGCGGTTGCGGAGACCCCCGACTGGCTGGCTGTGACGCCTGGCGAGGGGAAGGTGACCCTGGCTGCCGACGACAACCGGAGAGGCTCCCTGCGTAGCGGGAAACTGCGTATAACGGGTGCAGAGAACGTGGAGGCATCACTGGATGTGTCGCAGGGAAACGGGGCGCTGATTTTACGCCTCGAGGTCGAGGCTCCCGCGACGGTGGCGGCGATCCCGCTGCATGGTCAGGTGTCCTGCACGATCGACTGGGGCGACGGGGCTGTGGAAAGTATTGATGCCAAGATCGACGGTCTCGGGATCGGGCATCCTTCCCACGAGTATGCCGCGGCCGGGACTTACCGCGTATCGGTTAGCGGTACGGTGCCTTCGCTCTCTTCGATAAAATTGACCGATGACCAGGCGTTGCGGCTGAAAGCCGTCGAAGCCTGGGGTGCCACGGGCCTCGAAAAAATGCAGTATGCTTTTTACAGATGTGCTGCGCTCGAATCGATACCCTCTCCCGGGCCCGAGGCTCCGTTCGCGCGTGTGACGACCTTTTCCAAGGCTTTCGACAGCTGCGATGCCCTGCGGGAGATTCCCGCCGACCTGTTCGCCGGATGTACGGAACTGACCGACCTGAGTTCCTGTTTCAACGATTGCGATGCGCTGAAGAGCATCCCCGAGCATTTGCTCGACGATTGCACGGGTGTCGAAAAGCTCAGCAGCATCTTTGCCTACTGCCGCGGGCTGGAGTCGGTTCCCGGGAGGCTCTTTGCCGCCTGCTCCAAGGTGACCGATCTGGGGTACCTGTTCACTGCCTGCGAGTCGTTGCGGACAATCCCTGCCGACCTGTTTGCGGGGTGTTCTGCTGCCACGACCTTCATGCAGTGTTTCTCGGGCTGCGAAGCCCTCGGGGCTATTCCGGCAGGGTTGTTCGACGACTGTACGCAGGTGGAGGTGTTCCAGAGCGTCTTTATGGATTGTGTCGCCCTGAAGAGCATTCCCGAAGGGCTTTTCGACAAACATCCCAATGCCGTGAAGTTCAACTTCACCTTTGCCGATTGTACGGGCATCGAGTCCGTACCCGTCTCCCTGTTCGACAACTGCCGCAAGGCCACGGCGTTCACCCAGACTTTCCGGGCATGTTCGGCCTGGCAGGGCGAATCGCCCTATACGCTGGTCGACGGGACGAAGGTGCATCTCTACGAGCGCTCCAAATACCCCGATGCCTTCGAAAAGGCTCCCTCGTCCAGCACCAACGGGACTTTCAGGGCGTGCACCGGGCTGGCCGATTATGAGAAGATAGCTGCCGATTATCCCAAGTGGGTGAAATAGCATGGCGGACGGACGGTGGCGCCTGCACAGCCAGAAAAGAGCCCCGGAGCATCGCTCCGGGGCTCTTCTTGTAATGGGCTGATCGCCTTATTTGAAGAATATCGACGAAATCTCCTTGTAGTTGTGCACGCGCTCGATGACGTCGGCGAACATGTCCGCCACCGACAGCACCGTGAACTTGTGCAGGTCTTTGTCGGGGTTGAGCGGAATGGTGTCCGTCACGATCACCTCCTGCAGCGCGCTGTCGTTGATGCGCTCGTAGGCTGGGCCCGACAGCACGGGATGGGTGATGGCGGCGCGAACGCTCTTCGCCCCGCGTGACATGAGCATGTCGGCGGCCATGCAGATCGTGCCTGCCGTGTCGATCATGTCGTCCACGATCAGGATATTGCGGCCCTCGACCTCGCCGATGGCGGTCATCGTGCCCACGACGTTGGCCTTGGCACGTTCCTTATGCGAAATGATGATCGGCGTGCCGAGCAGCTTGGCATAGGTGTTGGCACGCTTGGCGCCGCCCATGTCGGGCGCCGCGATCGACAGCTCTTCGATGTTGAGGCTTTTGATATAGGGGATGAAGATGCCGCTGGCATAGAGCGCATCGACCGGTACGTCGAAGAAACCCTGTATCTGGTCGGCATGCAAGTCCATCGTCATCACGCGGTCTACGCCTGCGGCCATCAGCAGGTTGGCTACCAGTTTCGCGCCGATCGGCACCCGGGGCCGGTCTTTCCGATCCTGTCGTGCCCAGCCGAAGTAGGGGATTACGGCCACGACCTTGTAGGCCGAAGCGCGGCGCGCGGCGTCGATCATCATCAACAGCTCCATCAGGTTATCCGAAGGCGGGAACGTCGACTGGATGATGAATACCGTACACCCGCGGATGGACTCGTTGAAGCAGGGCTGGAACTCGCCGTCGCTGAAACGCAGTACTTCCGATTGTCCGAGCGTCGTACCGAAACTCGCCGCGATTTTTTCGGCAAGGTATTCCGATCCGCGACCCGAGAAAATTTTGATTTTGTGGATAGCCATAGGTTACGAGGATTTTTGATGGTGCAAAGATAGCATAAGCCGTCGGAAAAACGAGCCCTGCGGGCAACCTTTTTTCAACAATCGGTTAAACATCGAGGCATTCGCCGATGAAGCCGAGGATCTCCTCGCGTCCCGTACCGCGTTCGCCCGACGAGACGAACATCGGCGGCAGTTCCTCCCATTGCTCGCCCAGCGTGGCCTTGTAACGCTCCACGCTCTTGGCGCACTGCGTCCTGGAGAGCTTGTCGGCCTTGGTGAAGACGATGCCGAACGGAATGCCGTTCATGCCCAGCATCTCGATGAAGCGCAGGTCGATCTTCTGGGGTTCGAGCCGGATGTCCACCAGCACGAACAGGAAGTGCATCTTCTCGCATTTGAGCACGTAGTCGGTGATGATCTTGGCGAAATCGCTGCGCATGGCCTTCGACGTACGGGCATAGCCGTAGCCCGGCAGGTCGACCAGGTACCACGCATTGTCGATCAGGAAGTGGTTGATGAGCCGCGTCTTGCCGGGTGTCCCCGAGACCTTTGCCAGCCCCTGCCGGCCGGTCAGCATGTTGATGAGCGACGACTTGCCGACGTTGCTGCGCCCGATGAAGGCGATGTCCTTCAGCGAATCCTTCGGAACTTGCGAGATGCG
This Alistipes onderdonkii DNA region includes the following protein-coding sequences:
- the yihA gene encoding ribosome biogenesis GTP-binding protein YihA/YsxC, coding for MQIHKAEFRCSSERISQVPKDSLKDIAFIGRSNVGKSSLINMLTGRQGLAKVSGTPGKTRLINHFLIDNAWYLVDLPGYGYARTSKAMRSDFAKIITDYVLKCEKMHFLFVLVDIRLEPQKIDLRFIEMLGMNGIPFGIVFTKADKLSRTQCAKSVERYKATLGEQWEELPPMFVSSGERGTGREEILGFIGECLDV
- a CDS encoding ribose-phosphate diphosphokinase, with amino-acid sequence MAIHKIKIFSGRGSEYLAEKIAASFGTTLGQSEVLRFSDGEFQPCFNESIRGCTVFIIQSTFPPSDNLMELLMMIDAARRASAYKVVAVIPYFGWARQDRKDRPRVPIGAKLVANLLMAAGVDRVMTMDLHADQIQGFFDVPVDALYASGIFIPYIKSLNIEELSIAAPDMGGAKRANTYAKLLGTPIIISHKERAKANVVGTMTAIGEVEGRNILIVDDMIDTAGTICMAADMLMSRGAKSVRAAITHPVLSGPAYERINDSALQEVIVTDTIPLNPDKDLHKFTVLSVADMFADVIERVHNYKEISSIFFK
- a CDS encoding BACON domain-containing protein, which codes for MKRIIFGLALCLAVWGCSDDKTGGTVPPDPGPEPEVPTLATSLAFGVPSVEFPSGGKTVDVAVVAEGGEWAVAETPDWLAVTPGEGKVTLAADDNRRGSLRSGKLRITGAENVEASLDVSQGNGALILRLEVEAPATVAAIPLHGQVSCTIDWGDGAVESIDAKIDGLGIGHPSHEYAAAGTYRVSVSGTVPSLSSIKLTDDQALRLKAVEAWGATGLEKMQYAFYRCAALESIPSPGPEAPFARVTTFSKAFDSCDALREIPADLFAGCTELTDLSSCFNDCDALKSIPEHLLDDCTGVEKLSSIFAYCRGLESVPGRLFAACSKVTDLGYLFTACESLRTIPADLFAGCSAATTFMQCFSGCEALGAIPAGLFDDCTQVEVFQSVFMDCVALKSIPEGLFDKHPNAVKFNFTFADCTGIESVPVSLFDNCRKATAFTQTFRACSAWQGESPYTLVDGTKVHLYERSKYPDAFEKAPSSSTNGTFRACTGLADYEKIAADYPKWVK